The DNA region ATCAGCGTCAGGCCGCTCGCGACCCTGAGACCGTCGATGTAACCCCACGAGTTGCCGATCGGCGTGTCGCACTGCCATGCTCCGGCGAAGGGCAACTTCGGCGCGTGGTGCGAGCCCTCGAAGTCCTGTACGGTGGCGTAGAGATAGGCGTCGTCCTTGGTGGCGAGCGTCGTCTCGTATCCGCGCTCGCGGGCGCGGTTGTAGAGATACGCCGCCGCGCGCAGCTTCACCTCGTCGTATGCACGTGCGTTTACGCCATTGTCCATATAGAGCAGTTGCGGCGAGAACTTGTCGACCAGCTCCTGGATGCGCGCCAGCCAGTCGAGCTGAAACGCCTTCGAGTTGTTGCCCGAGTTGAACGGCTGGTCGATCGGCGGGCCGTAGAAACCGGCGTACTTCGGGTCGAACTCGTCGGTCTTCAGGTCCTTCGCCGGATAGGCGAAGTAGGCGTGCTCCATTCGGTGTGAGGAGAGGCCGAAGATGAAGTTCTGCTTGCGCGCGGCAGCGGCCAGCTCGCCGGTCAGGTCACGCTTCGGGCCCATGCGTCCGGCGCACCAGGGCGTCAGCTCGGAGGTGTACATCGGAAAGCCGTCGTGGTGCTCCGCCACGGGCACAACGTAGTTCGCGCCGGCCCGCTTGAACAGCGCGATCCACTCCTCGGCGTGGTACTTGTCGGGCTTGAAGAGCGGGATCAGGTCCTTGTAGCCGAACTTGTCCTGCGGGCCAAATTTCTTCTGGTGCCACCGGATGCCGTCGGCGTCCTTGTACATGTGGCGCTCGTACCACTCGTTGTTGGTGGCGGGGATGGAGTACAGACCCCAGTGGATGAAGATGCCGAACTTCGCCTGGTTGAACCACGCAGGTACGCTGTAAGTCTCGCGCAGCGACTCCCACGTAGGCTTCACCGGCCCGTCGAGGTCGGGCTTCGGCGTCGCGTAGGCATCGGGCGCCCCGGCGGGTGCTCCGTTCTGAAAGGCGTGCAGCGTGCGAGGCAGGAGCGCCGAACCGGCAGCGAGGGCAGAGTTAGCGAGCAGTCGCCTGCGAGAGAGGGGCATGGCAGCCACTTTAGTCGATCGGGGCGAAGGAGTTCCAGTGCGCCTGCTTCTGAAACGCACGCCATCAGGTTGTCATCCTGAGCGGGGCGCAGTCGAAGGATCTGCGGTTTGCATCTGCCGGGATGGTGCAAGTTCAGACGCAGGCCCTACCGCGCCTCGTCTTCCTCGTTCAGAATGCGGTCGGCGATGGCTGCTGCCTCTGCCGCAGCCTGTACATCGTGAACCCGCAGGATGTGCGTTCCGGCGAGAAGAGCTGCGATGTTGGCGGTGGTGGTTGCGTGAAGCCGGGCATTTGCCGGCGGAGGCAGTCCGCGGTGCACAGCGGCGAGCGATGGCGTCTCGGCCAAAGTATGTGCCAGAAAGCCCTTGCGCGAAGCGCCGATGAGGACAGGCAGGTTGAGCTGGTGCAGCTCCGGCAGATACGCGAGGATCGGGTAGTTCTCGTCCATGCGCTTGCCGAAGCCGATGCCGGGATCGACGATAATTCGCTCGCGTAAGATGCCTGCGTCTGTTGCAGATGAGATGCGGCTGTCCAATTCGTCGATGATCATGGGCATAACGTCTTTGTGTGCGAGAGCAGGCAGCGCCTTCCACTCCTTTGGAGTGCCGCGCGCGTGCATCAGGATGGCTCCGCAGCGAAGCTCCGCGCAGGTCGCGGACATTCGCCCATCCCAGAGATGGCCGCTTACGTCGTTGACGATCTCCGCGCCAGCCTCTACTGCGAGCCGCGCCGTCGCTGCGTGGAAGGTGTCGATGGAGATGACCGTCCGCGGGCGTTCGCGCAGGATGGCCGCGATAACCGGCAGTACGCGCTCCTGCTCCTCTTCGGGGGAGAGTGGCGTGGCGTTGGGCCGCGTCGATTCGCCGCCCAGGTCGATGAGGTCCGCGCCGTGGTCGAGCATCTCGATGGCGTGCGCGACAGCGCGCTCGGGTGCCGAGGCCGCGTCGTAGAAGTGTCCGCCGTCGGAGAAGGAGTCCGGCGTCACATTGAGGATGCCCATGATCAGCGTTCGCTGCCCCAGCGCGAGCGAGCGCGTGCGGAGCCGCCAGTCGTAGCGTGGGCGCGGAGCGAAAGCCATGAGGAGATTCTAGTTCTCCCAAGCCTCCTCGGCTGAACTCAAAACGGAGATCTGAAAACCGCTTTACCGGTGCTAGACTTTCGCCCATATGAACAAAGTGCTGGCAGTGGCGTTGGCGGCGGTGATGTGTGCGGGAGCGGCGCGGGCGCAGTCCGCGAACATTGCGTGCGATGGCCGTTCGGTGACGGACGGCAGTAGCGGCGCTTGTAGCGAGTTGGCAAAGCAGATCGCTGACGTACTGGCCGATCCGGCAGTCGCGCGAGCGCACTGGGGAATCAAGGTGACGGCGATGGATGGCTCGCCCATCTACTCGCTGAACGAGGGCCAGCTCTTTCAGCCCGCCAGCAACACCAAGATGTTCACCACGGCGACGGCGCTGGCTGTGCTCGGTGCGAATGCGACATTCGAGACGAAGGTCGTCGCGCGCGGCACGTTCAACGGAGCGGCGAATCTCGCGGGCGACGTTGTGCTGGTCGGCGGCGGCGACGCGAACCTCTCGGGCCGCGCGATTCCGTATGTGCCTCCCGCGCAGAGGCCGAAGCTCGCGCCGGGACAGCCTCCTCCTCCCGGCCCGCCCGCGCTGCGCTATCTCGAAGAGATGGCGGACCAGGTGGCGAAGACGGGGCTAAAGGTCGTCAACGGCGATGTGGTGGGCGACGACACGCTGTATCCGTGGGAGCCCTACCCGGAGGACTGGTCGATCGACGACGCCGTCTGGGGCTACGGCGCACCCATCTCCGCGCTGACGATTACCGACAATCAGCTTGCGGTGAAGGTCTCGCCCGGAGCAGCGCCGGGACAACCAGCCGTTGTCACCGTCGACCCGATCTTTCCGTACTACATCGTCGACGCAACGGCGCTTACGACCGGCGAGGCGAAGAGCGGAAGCCATGTACAGATCGACCGCGCGCCGGGATCGAAGGTGTTGCGTATCTATGGATCCATCGCTGTCAACGCGCATCCCGATGAAGAGGAGCTGGCGATCCACGATCCCGCCGAGTTTGCCGCAGCAGCGTTGAAGTCGATGCTGGAGGCGCGCGGGATTCTGGTGACCGGCGTCGCGCGCGCGAAGCACCGCGTAGCCACCGATTCGCGCGGGTTCATGCAGGCATCGCACGAGCCGGTGCCCGGCCTCGACTTTACGAAGACCTTCGCCCCGGCAAACGGCGCTCCCGCGGCCTGCACGGGCAACTGTTCTGCCGCTCAGCCTGAGACGGTGCTCGCGCGTCACACCTCGCCCACGCTGATCGAAGACATGACCGTGACCAACAAGATCAGCCAGAACCTGCACGCCGAGATGTTCCTGCACAACGCGGGCGCCGCGGTCACGGGCGACGGCTCGACGGTGAACGGCGCGCGCGTCGTGAGGGCGTTTCTCGAACACGCCGGTGTCGACAAGGACGACTTCGTCTTCTTCGACGGCTCGGGACTGAGCGGGCACGACCTCGTCGCGCCGCGAGCGACGGCGCGGCTCTTGCTGTTTGCGAGCACACAGCCGTGGTTCGCCGATTGGAAGCGCACGCTGCCCATCGGCGGCGAGGACGGCTCGCTGGTCGAGCGCTTCGGCAAGGCCCCGCTCAAAGACCACGTCTTCGCGAAGACGGGAACGCTGGGCGAGGCGCGTGCCTTGAGCGGTTATCTCGACTGTGCCAGCGGAAAGACGGTGATCTTCTCCATCATGGACTCGGCGCACACGCCGCGCTCCAGCGCCGACCGCGAGGCGATGGACAAGATCGTCGGGCTGATCGCGGCGGCGAACTAGGCCTGGTGAAGGATTTAAAATAGATCGATGAAGAAACAAATGCGGGAGCTGCCGGAGTCGCCGCGCCAGGTTGGAAGATGAGCGCAACGACGGCCGGGATTCTGGGAGTGATCTTTCTCGCGACCTTCATCCGCTCCGCCTTCGGCTTCGGCGAGGCGCTTGTCGCCGTTCCCTTGCTCGCGCTCTACCTTCCCTTGAAGGTAGCGGCTCCGCTGGCGGTGCTGGTCTCGATTACCATCGCTGCGGTCGTTGTGGTACAGGACTGGCGCAGGATCCACATGCGCAGCACGGGCTGGCTCTTCGGCTCGACTCTGGCAGGTATTCCCATCGGATTGTGGTTGTTGGCCAGCACGCATCAGATGGCGGTGAAGATTGCGCTCGCGGCGGTGATCCTTGCCTTCTCGTTCTACTCGGTGATTGGGCGGCGGCCGCCGGAGCTGACGACGGACAGCCGCGGATGGCTTATCGGCTGCGGCTTCTGCGCCGGTGTGTTGGGCGGAGCGTATGGCATGAATGGGCCTCCGCTGGTCATCTACGGTGCGATGCGCCGTTGGTCGCCGCAGCACTTCCGCGCGACGTTGCAGGGGTACTTTCTACCTGCAAGCATCGTCGGCATGGCCGGATACTGGGTCGCGGGCCTGTGGGTCCCGGCCGTGACGCGCTATTACCTGCTGTGCCTTCCGGTCTTGTTGCCCGCGATCTGGCTGGGAAGGCTAGTCAATCACCGCATGCACGGCGACAGCTTTCTTCGCTACGTGTACCTGGGCCTGATGGGGATCGCGATCACGCTGCTGGTGCAGGCGGTACGCAGCTAGATGAGAGAATACGGAGAGATGATTCGAGCCTGTGTTTTATCGATGCTGGTCCTGGCGCTTGCTGGTTGCAAGTCGCTCCCGCCGCCGACTCCGCTCGCGCAGTTGAACGCGCAACAGATGCACGGGCACGCGGTCTTTCAGGCCAACTGCGCGCGCTGCCACAGCGACCGCACCGACACCCCGTTGAGCGGCCCCGCGCTGCGCGGCATCTTCAAGAAGGAGTATCTTGCCAGCGGGGCGGCGGCCACCGACGAGCGCGTCTCGGCCACCGTTCTGCGCGGAAGAAACATGATGCCGCCGATGGCCGGTCAGATTGACCAGGCGGACCTCGACGACCTGCTGGCATACCTGCACACACTATGAACGACGACAACCGTATCGACGGCGCGGAAGAGCGAGAGATCAGGCGGCTGGAGGCGCGCGCCGGCGGCATGTTGCCCGGCATCGCGGGCATCTCCATGTTCATGATCTTCATGACCATCCTGAACGCCTTCGCCGCACTGCGCGGGACCTTTGGGCTGGCGGGCGCGAAGTACAGCGTGCTGGCGATCTGTACGCTGCTGGCCGTAGGCGTCTTCGGGCTCCTGCGGCTGAAGAAGTGGGGATGGGCCATCGTCACGGCGGGAACGCTGCTGCTCAGCTCCGGTGACTTCTACTTCTTCGAGAGGACAAAGGCGGGCTTCTTCCTGATTCGCGCGCTACTGGTGCTGGTCTTCTTCCTGTACCTCGTCCGCGGCTCTGTGCGTGACAGGATGCGGTGAGATGACGATGATGGTCTTCGAGACGCAGGGTGTTCCAGAGACGTGCATGGCAGGCACCTTCCATTCCCACGGATGGATCGCGCTGCTCGTCACCATCGCCGGTCTGGCGGGTGCAGCCTACTCGCTGGCGAAGGGGTTCGCCTGGATGCGCGAGCCGATCGTAGCGCGACGCGCTGGCGCGCAGCCGCCGGACCGGCACACCGCGAAGGCTTGGCTCCTCGGCGTGTGGCTGCTGGTTCCCCCCGCGTGGCTCTTTGTTGAGGACATCTTCCTGTTCCGCCACTTCGGCAAGGTGGAGTGCTTCGATCAGTTCCGCTACGCGCAGGAGCTTGTCGCGCGCGGGTGGGTGGTACTCGTCGTGGCCCTCGGCTTCCTGTACTTCGGCAGGGAGATCGCGGGTAAGGAGTGAAGCGCGAATGAACGACTCTGCTGTGCTGTTGATTACATGCCCGGACCAGAAGGGCCTGGTTGCGACCGTCTCGGGCGAGCTCTACCGCTTCGGCGCGAACATCATCCACGCCGACCAGCACCAGGACCACGACGCCGGCCTCTTCTTTATGCGCGTCGAGTGGACGCTGGGCAGCGAAGGCGAACACCCGTTCGACATTCAGGCGTTCTCCGAGGCCTTCGCGCCCATCGCGAAGCGCTTCAACATGGACTCGCAGTTGCACGTGAGCGCCATACGGCCGCGCGTGGCCATCTTCGTCTCGCAGCACCTGCACTGCTACGCCGACCTGCTGCAACGCCACCAGATGGGCGAGCTCGAGTGCGAGATCGCGCTGGTGATCAGCAACCACACCGACGGCAAGGCGCTGGCGCAGTTCTACGGTATCCCGTTCCACCACGTGCCGCTGACGGCGGCGAACAAGGCGGAAGGCGAGGCAAAGCAGTTCGCGCTGCTCGATGCCGCGGGCGTCGAGCTTATCGTCCTCGCGCGTTACATGCAGATTCTCTCGCCGGAATTCGTGCGGCGCTATCCGTTCAGCATCATCAATGTGCATCACTCGTTTCTGCCTGCGTTCATTGGCGCCAGGCCGTACCACGCGGCGCACAAGCGCGGCGTGAAGCTGATCGGCGCGACCAGCCACTACGTGACGGAGGAGCTCGACGACGGCCCGATCATCGAGCAGGACGTGGCGCGCGTCTCGCACCGCGATCAGGTGCAGGACCTGATCGCCAAGGGCCGCGACCTCGAGCGCGTCGTGCTGTCGCGGGCAGTCGCGTGGCACCTGGACCGAAGAATTCTGCGTTACGGAAACAAGACGGTCATCTTCGACTAGGGCTTTGGACTAAAGTGTTTGCATGCTAAGTCGAAGAAGTTTCGGGGGAATGCTGGCCTCAGCGGCACTGGTACAGACCTTGCCGCGTGTGGCGTTCGCGCAGGATATGAGCGACCGTCTCTCTGTCATGATCTGGGTGCTGCGCAAGCGCGGCAACTTCGAGCAGAACCTTGAGACTGTGGCGAAGGCCGGCTTCCGCCATATCGAGATGATCGGCGAGTTCTGGCAGTGGACGGATGCCGACCGCGAGCGCTACATGGCGAAGATGGCCTCCCTCGGCATCACCATCGACGCGACCACGGGGATGAAGCTGGGCTTCGCCGACCCGGCGACGGGCGACGCGTACATCACCGAGCTGAAGAAGCTGATCGTCGCCGCGAAGCAGGTGAAGTGCACCCGGCTGATTCTGATGTCGGGCAAGGTGCTGCCCGCGGTTGGAGACGAAGGCCAGCGCGCGGCCTCTATCGCAACGCTCAAGCGCGCGGCCGAGGTGCTAGAGGCCGAAGGCATGACTGCTCTGCTGGAACCGATCGACCGGCTGGAGAACCCGACTTACTGGATGGATGGCGTAGAAGAAGCAGCAACGATCACGCGCGCCGTAGGAAGCCCGCACATCCGCGTGCTCTACGACTTCTACCACGAGCAACGAACGCGCGGAAACGTGATCGAGAAGCTCGAGAAAGCTTTTGACCAGATAGATTTGGTACACATTGCCGACGTGCCCAGGCGCAGCGACCCCGGAACAGGCGAGATGAACTACGCCAACATCTACCGCAAGCTGAAGGCGCTGAACTACAAGGGAATGGTAGCGATGGAGTTCTACCCTGAGGGCGAGCCGGTGGAGGCTCTGCGCAAGGCGCGGCTCTATGCGGAGCGGGAGCTGGGGTAGTCGTCGGCGTTGGTAATCGTCGACCAGATCCTGGCCCTACCTCAGTGTCATCCCGACCGGAGCGAAGCGTAGTGGAGGGATCTGCTTTTGCGTGTAGAACCACGGAGGTTCCCGGCAGAGAAGCAGATCTCCACTCCGCGCTGTGTGCTCCGGTCGAAATGACGTGACAGAGAAAGCGGTGCGGAGCGCGATAACCGCCCTGTAGGCCATCCAGATACAATAAAAGACGAGATGATGCCGTCCGCCGAGCTGGTACAGATCAACCTTTCGCCGAAGAAGCCCGCGCCCAAGCCGGCGTGGCTGAAGGCGAAGGCTCCCATGGGCGAGACCTTCCACAATCTCAAGAAGATGGCGCGGGACCTGAACCTGCACACCGTCTGCGAGTCCGCCCACTGCCCTAACATCGGCGAGTGCTGGAACCAGAAGGCCGCGACCTTCATGATGCTCGGCAACCTGTGCACGCGCCGCTGCGGCTTCTGCGCTGTGCCCAAGGGCAAGCCTGAGCCCATCGATCTCGACGAGCCCCGTCGCGTGGCCTACGCCGTCGCGCAGCTTGGCTTGAACCACGCCGTCATCACCAGCGTGAACCGCGACGACGACAACATCGGCGCCGCGCAGGCATTCGTCAACGTGGTCGAAGAGATTCGCCAGCAGGCTCCCGGCTGCCGTGTCGAGATCCTCACGCCGGACTTTCAGGGTAACGAGCAGTCGCTGCGCTTGGTCGTCGCCGTGCGGCCCGAGATCCTGAACCACAACATCGAGACCGTGCCGCGCCTCTACCGCGTGGCCAAGTCCGGCGGCCGCTACGAGAAGTCACTGCACTTCCTGAAGCACGCGAAGGAGATCGCGGCGGAGATGTTCCACGACCGCGAGGGCGACCAGATCGTCACCAAGACCGGCATCATCGTCGGTCTGGGCGAGGAGATGCACGAGCTGCTCGCCGTCTTCCGCGACCTCGCCGACCGCAAGGTCGACATCCTCACCATCGGCCAGTACCTGCGCCCCTCGCGCGACCACCTGCCGATGGCCCGCTACTACACGCCGGAGGAGTTTGCCTTCCTCAAACATGAAGCATTAGCGATGGGCTTCAAGCACGTGGAGTCTGGCCCGCTGGTACGCTCCAGCTACCACGCGCAGGAGCAGGCGGAGTCGACCGGGCTGGCGTAAGAAAGATCTGGCGAGCAGATTTACTACCCCATCATGCCGAAGGAAGAGTCGCGCCGCGTGCGATGCGAGATACGCCGAGTCTTCGTTGAGATTTGGGACCCTATCCGCGTAATGGATGATCCAACGTGGCCTCGAGATGAATACGACACCTACATCGGACGCATATTTGAGCTGCTGACGTCGAAGGCCAGCGATGAAGAGATAAACCAATATCTTGTTGCATGTGCCGCTCACATGGGCATGGATGCTAGCAGGCACAGCCATCGGGATGTGATCGAAGCGCTGCGGCGGATCGCAGTTTAGGCGTGGCTGGCCTTGCTCTTCGAGCGCAGCCTGTAGGCATCCAGGTCGGTCCTGTAGTCCAGCGAGGTTCCGTCAAAGGGAGAAGGAACGTCCTCTGGCTCGGCGGCTGGAAGCTCCTCGGTGGCGGCATCGGCGACAGTCGTGACAAGTGCTGCTTTCTTGGCGGCAACGATCTTGTCCTCAGGACGCAGGGACTTCGGGCGTTCGCTCTTGTTGAACTCGATGCCTTCATCGACCATCTGCTGCGCCTTGCGGACGAGCAGGCTGCGCTTTGAGGTCAGCTTGGCCACGGCTGCGCTGCGTTCCTCATCGTTCGAGAAACTTTCAAAGCTCTGCGTATGGGCGAGCTTGCGGTCAAACAGAGCAATCTCTTCGTGAAGGGATTTGAGTTGGTACTTGCCTGAGGGGATGATGGGCATGATTTGTTCCTTTGCTGGTTAGATGCGGGATCGCATGGCGCCTGGAAATGAAATGAGCCCCTGAAAATAAAAGGGCGGCTATAGCAGCCGCCCTTTTACAACACTGATTTGAAGCTTAGAGAACCTGAACGTTCTCAGCCTGCCAGCCCTTGGGGCCCTTGACCACGTTGAACTGGACGGCCTGGCCTTCCTGGAGCGAACGGAAGCCGTTCGACTGGATCGCGGAGAAGTGGACGAAGACGTCCTCGCCACCCTCACGGCTCAGAAAGCCAAAACCCTTTGCATCGTTGAACCACTTAACTGTTCCCTGTTCCATGACTATTTTTCCTTTTACTGCAATTTTGGTGTACCGCTGAACGCAATGTGGTGTTGTTTGCGAGTAGCGCGGTAGAGCCGGGAACTTGCAAGAACCAATCGTATTCGAACGATCTTCTCTATTGTACAGCCAGCCGAATCCCTTCCGGATGGCCTGAATGGGGGATTTAGCGCTAAACCCATCAATATAGGCTATATGCCTCATTCCCGTTTCATGCGAAACCCGGCTAAACTTGTCAGGTCTTCGGCAAGCCTTTGTTTTTAGGCGATTGCCCGGACAAGGCTCGCTCACACCTATGAAGCCCTTCTTCTTCGCAGTGCTCGCTGCCCTTGCGGCAGGTCTACTCAGCGCGCCGCTTGGTGCGCAGCAAAGGGACACGGCCTTCGGTCAGGCGCTCTTTGCCGCCAACTGCGCCGCCTGCCACGGCTCCGACGGTCGCGGCGGAGAGCGCGCGCCCAGCATCGCCACCGTGCGCAGCGTGATCGCGCGGTCGGACGCAGAGCTTGAGGCCACGGTCAAGAACGGCCTCTCCGGCGTCGGTATGCCTGCCTTCGGCTTCCTCGGCGACCAGAAGATCGCCGGCATCGTGGCGTATCTCCGAGTCCTGCAGGGCAAGGGCGTGTCCGTCAAACTCACAGGCTCGCCCGCGGATGGCCGCGAGCTCTTCTACGGCAAGGCCGCCTGCGCGAAGTGCCATATGGTTCGTGGCGAAGGCGGGTTCTACGGCGCGGACCTCACGACGTATGGCGGCAATCTGACGACCGACGCTGTGCGCAGCGCCATCGTCGACCCCGCGGCCAATCCCGACCGTGCATCGAAGGTTGTCGAGATCGAGACGCGCGCAGGCCAGCGCATCTCCGGTCACCTGCGCGCTGAAGACAACTTCAACATCGCCGTCCAGACCGAAGACGGCCGGTTTCACATGTACTCGAAGTCGAAGCTGGCCGGTGTGAAGCACACATCGCGCCCCATCATGCCCGCCGACTATGGATCGAAGCTCGCGGGCAAGGAGATCGACGACCTCGTCAGCTTCCTGATTGCGAACGGTTCGGCATCTCCCCAGGCCGGTGCAAGAAAAGGAAACAATGGTCACAACTAACGTGTACCGGAAAACTCCGTTGGCAGCGAAAGGTGTTCCAACCCATGTCATTTCGACCGGAGAATCTCACGGCTGCATCGTGAGATTCGGAGTGGAGAAACCTGCTTCTCTACCGCAATC from Acidobacteriota bacterium includes:
- a CDS encoding cold-shock protein — encoded protein: MEQGTVKWFNDAKGFGFLSREGGEDVFVHFSAIQSNGFRSLQEGQAVQFNVVKGPKGWQAENVQVL
- the dacB gene encoding D-alanyl-D-alanine carboxypeptidase/D-alanyl-D-alanine-endopeptidase; this translates as MCAGAARAQSANIACDGRSVTDGSSGACSELAKQIADVLADPAVARAHWGIKVTAMDGSPIYSLNEGQLFQPASNTKMFTTATALAVLGANATFETKVVARGTFNGAANLAGDVVLVGGGDANLSGRAIPYVPPAQRPKLAPGQPPPPGPPALRYLEEMADQVAKTGLKVVNGDVVGDDTLYPWEPYPEDWSIDDAVWGYGAPISALTITDNQLAVKVSPGAAPGQPAVVTVDPIFPYYIVDATALTTGEAKSGSHVQIDRAPGSKVLRIYGSIAVNAHPDEEELAIHDPAEFAAAALKSMLEARGILVTGVARAKHRVATDSRGFMQASHEPVPGLDFTKTFAPANGAPAACTGNCSAAQPETVLARHTSPTLIEDMTVTNKISQNLHAEMFLHNAGAAVTGDGSTVNGARVVRAFLEHAGVDKDDFVFFDGSGLSGHDLVAPRATARLLLFASTQPWFADWKRTLPIGGEDGSLVERFGKAPLKDHVFAKTGTLGEARALSGYLDCASGKTVIFSIMDSAHTPRSSADREAMDKIVGLIAAAN
- the folP gene encoding dihydropteroate synthase; the encoded protein is MAFAPRPRYDWRLRTRSLALGQRTLIMGILNVTPDSFSDGGHFYDAASAPERAVAHAIEMLDHGADLIDLGGESTRPNATPLSPEEEQERVLPVIAAILRERPRTVISIDTFHAATARLAVEAGAEIVNDVSGHLWDGRMSATCAELRCGAILMHARGTPKEWKALPALAHKDVMPMIIDELDSRISSATDAGILRERIIVDPGIGFGKRMDENYPILAYLPELHQLNLPVLIGASRKGFLAHTLAETPSLAAVHRGLPPPANARLHATTTANIAALLAGTHILRVHDVQAAAEAAAIADRILNEEDEAR
- the lipA gene encoding lipoyl synthase; protein product: MMPSAELVQINLSPKKPAPKPAWLKAKAPMGETFHNLKKMARDLNLHTVCESAHCPNIGECWNQKAATFMMLGNLCTRRCGFCAVPKGKPEPIDLDEPRRVAYAVAQLGLNHAVITSVNRDDDNIGAAQAFVNVVEEIRQQAPGCRVEILTPDFQGNEQSLRLVVAVRPEILNHNIETVPRLYRVAKSGGRYEKSLHFLKHAKEIAAEMFHDREGDQIVTKTGIIVGLGEEMHELLAVFRDLADRKVDILTIGQYLRPSRDHLPMARYYTPEEFAFLKHEALAMGFKHVESGPLVRSSYHAQEQAESTGLA
- a CDS encoding sulfite exporter TauE/SafE family protein, with product MSATTAGILGVIFLATFIRSAFGFGEALVAVPLLALYLPLKVAAPLAVLVSITIAAVVVVQDWRRIHMRSTGWLFGSTLAGIPIGLWLLASTHQMAVKIALAAVILAFSFYSVIGRRPPELTTDSRGWLIGCGFCAGVLGGAYGMNGPPLVIYGAMRRWSPQHFRATLQGYFLPASIVGMAGYWVAGLWVPAVTRYYLLCLPVLLPAIWLGRLVNHRMHGDSFLRYVYLGLMGIAITLLVQAVRS
- the purU gene encoding formyltetrahydrofolate deformylase, which encodes MNDSAVLLITCPDQKGLVATVSGELYRFGANIIHADQHQDHDAGLFFMRVEWTLGSEGEHPFDIQAFSEAFAPIAKRFNMDSQLHVSAIRPRVAIFVSQHLHCYADLLQRHQMGELECEIALVISNHTDGKALAQFYGIPFHHVPLTAANKAEGEAKQFALLDAAGVELIVLARYMQILSPEFVRRYPFSIINVHHSFLPAFIGARPYHAAHKRGVKLIGATSHYVTEELDDGPIIEQDVARVSHRDQVQDLIAKGRDLERVVLSRAVAWHLDRRILRYGNKTVIFD
- a CDS encoding c-type cytochrome, producing MKPFFFAVLAALAAGLLSAPLGAQQRDTAFGQALFAANCAACHGSDGRGGERAPSIATVRSVIARSDAELEATVKNGLSGVGMPAFGFLGDQKIAGIVAYLRVLQGKGVSVKLTGSPADGRELFYGKAACAKCHMVRGEGGFYGADLTTYGGNLTTDAVRSAIVDPAANPDRASKVVEIETRAGQRISGHLRAEDNFNIAVQTEDGRFHMYSKSKLAGVKHTSRPIMPADYGSKLAGKEIDDLVSFLIANGSASPQAGARKGNNGHN
- a CDS encoding cytochrome c, whose amino-acid sequence is MREYGEMIRACVLSMLVLALAGCKSLPPPTPLAQLNAQQMHGHAVFQANCARCHSDRTDTPLSGPALRGIFKKEYLASGAAATDERVSATVLRGRNMMPPMAGQIDQADLDDLLAYLHTL
- a CDS encoding alpha-L-fucosidase; the encoded protein is MPLSRRRLLANSALAAGSALLPRTLHAFQNGAPAGAPDAYATPKPDLDGPVKPTWESLRETYSVPAWFNQAKFGIFIHWGLYSIPATNNEWYERHMYKDADGIRWHQKKFGPQDKFGYKDLIPLFKPDKYHAEEWIALFKRAGANYVVPVAEHHDGFPMYTSELTPWCAGRMGPKRDLTGELAAAARKQNFIFGLSSHRMEHAYFAYPAKDLKTDEFDPKYAGFYGPPIDQPFNSGNNSKAFQLDWLARIQELVDKFSPQLLYMDNGVNARAYDEVKLRAAAYLYNRARERGYETTLATKDDAYLYATVQDFEGSHHAPKLPFAGAWQCDTPIGNSWGYIDGLRVASGLTLIHQFMAVASCGGNLLLNVSPMADGSIPENQQASLRTLGDWLAENGEAIYGSRAWIRPGEGPGVPTTPNGDWKGRSTAILDWPSVKSEPQPAYTEADFRFTTKNGKLYAIAYVYPAKGEATIRSLSAARATVERVTFVGGQSQTVNFRQTAEGLVCTLPARSTPAEQPYTLRIEGTMPLGV
- a CDS encoding TIM barrel protein, giving the protein MLASAALVQTLPRVAFAQDMSDRLSVMIWVLRKRGNFEQNLETVAKAGFRHIEMIGEFWQWTDADRERYMAKMASLGITIDATTGMKLGFADPATGDAYITELKKLIVAAKQVKCTRLILMSGKVLPAVGDEGQRAASIATLKRAAEVLEAEGMTALLEPIDRLENPTYWMDGVEEAATITRAVGSPHIRVLYDFYHEQRTRGNVIEKLEKAFDQIDLVHIADVPRRSDPGTGEMNYANIYRKLKALNYKGMVAMEFYPEGEPVEALRKARLYAERELG